In one window of Nesterenkonia sandarakina DNA:
- the rimP gene encoding ribosome maturation factor RimP: MATAHRPTGEQRFKDPRAAKIAELITPTITAHGLYLEDVELTATGPSTTLKVSVDLLSGTGQVDLDTVAEISQAISARFDEEDVLPELESYDLEVSTPGATRPLTEPRHFERNVGRLLEITQAGHSPILARLQAVQEGSITVIEQKPAPKKGMPVKHGDPMEIGFAAITHARVQVEFSHTQ, translated from the coding sequence ATGGCCACCGCCCACCGCCCCACCGGCGAGCAGCGCTTCAAGGATCCCCGCGCCGCGAAGATCGCCGAGCTGATCACCCCCACGATCACCGCGCACGGGCTCTACCTCGAAGACGTCGAGCTCACCGCCACCGGGCCGAGCACCACGCTGAAGGTCTCGGTGGATCTGCTCAGCGGCACCGGGCAGGTGGACCTGGACACCGTCGCCGAGATCTCCCAGGCGATCTCGGCCCGGTTCGACGAAGAAGATGTGCTGCCCGAGCTCGAGAGCTACGACCTCGAGGTCTCCACCCCCGGGGCGACCCGTCCGCTGACCGAACCGCGGCACTTCGAGCGAAATGTGGGCCGGTTGTTGGAGATCACACAGGCCGGGCACTCTCCGATCCTGGCCAGGCTGCAGGCCGTGCAGGAGGGCTCGATCACGGTGATCGAGCAGAAGCCGGCGCCGAAGAAGGGGATGCCGGTCAAGCATGGTGACCCGATGGAGATCGGCTTCGCGGCGATCACGCACGCACGAGTGCAGGTAGAGTTTTCCCACACGCAGTAG
- the truB gene encoding tRNA pseudouridine(55) synthase TruB yields MGKKQKPEELEVGSGLVLVDKPAGLTSHDVVGRIRRLAGTRKVGHAGTLDPMATGVLVVGINRATRLLTHIVGVDKTYTATVRLGQSTSTDDAEGEVLQTRFANAVTPEAITAEIATLTGAIQQVPATVSAIKVDGQRAHARARAGEEVALQARGVTVHHFEVFDIRRIDGGKLVDVDIEVRVSSGTYVRALARDLGEALEVGGHLTALRRTAVGSYSIDQTLTLDQLGEDFGYIGLAEAAQQLFPARQLTAEETMNLGYGRRITASGTGDSTQLTAAFAPDGELVALLTDVPAKKGASASPDAAQAADSNAVDYQAKPELVFATTPGSGAAQAGGDAG; encoded by the coding sequence ATGGGGAAGAAGCAGAAGCCTGAAGAGCTGGAGGTCGGTTCCGGACTTGTCCTGGTGGACAAGCCGGCCGGCCTGACCAGCCATGACGTGGTGGGTCGGATCCGCAGGCTTGCCGGGACCCGCAAGGTGGGTCACGCCGGGACGCTGGATCCGATGGCCACCGGGGTCCTGGTGGTCGGGATCAACCGCGCCACCCGGCTGCTCACCCACATCGTCGGGGTGGACAAGACCTACACCGCCACCGTGCGGCTGGGCCAGTCCACCTCCACCGACGACGCCGAGGGGGAGGTGCTGCAGACCCGGTTCGCCAACGCGGTGACCCCGGAAGCGATCACCGCCGAGATCGCCACGCTCACCGGGGCGATCCAGCAGGTCCCCGCCACGGTCTCCGCGATCAAGGTCGACGGTCAGCGCGCCCACGCCCGGGCCCGCGCCGGAGAAGAGGTCGCGCTGCAGGCCCGCGGCGTCACCGTGCATCACTTCGAGGTCTTTGACATCCGACGGATCGACGGCGGCAAGCTCGTCGACGTCGACATCGAGGTCCGGGTCTCCTCCGGCACCTATGTGCGGGCCCTGGCCCGCGACCTCGGCGAGGCGCTCGAGGTCGGCGGCCACCTCACCGCGCTGCGCCGCACCGCGGTGGGCTCCTACAGCATCGACCAGACCCTCACCCTGGACCAGCTCGGGGAGGACTTCGGCTACATCGGCCTCGCCGAGGCCGCGCAGCAGCTCTTCCCGGCACGCCAGCTCACCGCCGAGGAGACCATGAACCTGGGCTACGGGCGGCGGATCACCGCATCCGGCACGGGAGACTCCACGCAGCTCACCGCCGCCTTCGCCCCCGACGGGGAGCTGGTCGCGCTGCTGACCGACGTGCCCGCCAAGAAGGGCGCCTCCGCCTCTCCCGACGCGGCCCAGGCCGCAGACTCGAACGCCGTCGACTACCAGGCCAAGCCCGAGCTGGTCTTTGCGACCACGCCGGGATCCGGCGCCGCACAGGCGGGCGGGGACGCCGGATGA
- the nusA gene encoding transcription termination factor NusA, with amino-acid sequence MDIDMSALRMLVKEREIPLQRLIPAIEQALVLAYHKSPGALQHARAEIDQSTGHVTVWAKEQDENGTFIGEFDDTPRDFGRVAASTARQVIMQRIRDAEDDQVLGQFKGREGELISGTIQQGRNPHMIQVDLGSVEALLPPQEHVPGEEYVHGHRIRAYVVDVHRGMRGPSITLSRSHPGLVKKLFEHEVPEIADGSVEITAIAREAGHRTKIAVRAHQSGINAKGACIGSMGSRVRAVMNELNDEKIDIIDHSDDPAEFIAHALSPSKVKSVTILDQATRSARVVVPDYQLSLAIGKEGQNARLAAKLTGWRIDIVSDATLAAS; translated from the coding sequence GTGGATATCGATATGAGCGCACTGCGCATGCTTGTCAAAGAGCGCGAGATCCCGCTGCAGCGGCTGATCCCCGCCATCGAACAGGCGCTGGTGCTGGCTTACCACAAATCACCCGGTGCACTGCAGCACGCCCGGGCCGAGATCGATCAGTCCACGGGCCACGTCACGGTATGGGCCAAGGAGCAGGACGAGAACGGCACCTTCATCGGCGAGTTCGATGACACCCCCCGGGACTTCGGCCGGGTCGCCGCCTCCACCGCCCGCCAGGTGATCATGCAGCGGATCCGCGACGCCGAGGACGATCAGGTCCTGGGCCAGTTCAAGGGTCGCGAGGGGGAGCTGATCTCCGGCACCATCCAGCAGGGCCGGAACCCGCACATGATCCAGGTGGACCTGGGAAGCGTCGAGGCGCTGCTGCCCCCGCAGGAGCACGTCCCCGGCGAGGAGTACGTCCACGGGCACCGGATCCGCGCCTACGTCGTCGACGTCCACCGCGGGATGCGCGGGCCCTCCATCACGCTCTCCCGCTCCCACCCGGGACTGGTGAAGAAGCTCTTCGAACATGAGGTCCCAGAGATCGCCGACGGCTCGGTGGAGATCACCGCGATCGCCCGCGAGGCCGGGCACCGCACCAAGATCGCGGTGCGCGCCCACCAGTCCGGGATCAACGCCAAGGGCGCCTGCATCGGCTCGATGGGGTCCCGGGTGCGCGCGGTGATGAACGAGCTCAACGACGAGAAGATCGACATCATCGATCACTCCGATGACCCGGCCGAGTTCATCGCCCACGCGCTCTCACCGTCGAAGGTGAAGTCGGTGACCATCCTGGATCAGGCCACCCGCAGCGCCCGCGTGGTGGTTCCGGACTACCAGCTCTCCCTGGCGATCGGAAAAGAGGGCCAGAACGCGCGGCTCGCGGCCAAGCTCACCGGCTGGCGGATCGACATCGTCTCCGACGCGACGCTCGCCGCGTCCTGA
- the infB gene encoding translation initiation factor IF-2 has product MAKARVHELAKELGITSKEALATLQGMGEFVKSPSSTVEPPVAKKLRQAFPDAKPAADASASNGAARPAPKKSDGASAPAAERSTQSGSSSSAPRPGGFKPGPRPGPKPAAKPEPEAPAAKAPAPKAEAPKAEAPQAEKPAAASDAPAAKPGSKPAAPGAKPGAPRPGNNPYAPSQGMGAERAAPRPGGTGGPRPGPKPAGPRPGNNPFAPQQGMRTERGGGPRPRGGQGAPGGAPRPGAPRPAGAAGSRPGAPAAGGAARPAPRPGGPKPSMMPSQTPAPAGGRPGAPAGGPPRGGRGGGPRRGGAAGAFGRGGSKAKARKSKRAKRQEMEQRQSREIGGVRVPKGDGSVTVRLRRGSSLGDFAEKINAEPAAMVTVLMKLGEMATANQSLDEETFHLLGEELGYPVQIVSPEDEDRELLETFDINIEDELAAEGSDELSARAAVVTVMGHVDHGKTRLLDSIRSAKVTEGEAGGITQHIGAYQVHVEHEGVERGLTFIDTPGHEAFTAMRARGAKVTDIAVLVVAADDGVMPQTIEALNHAKAADVPVVVAVNKMDKEGASPDKVRGQLAEYGLVPEEYGGDTMFVNVSALKHLNIDELLEAVLLTADAALELTANPNKAARGVAIEANLDKGRGAVATVLVQSGTLRVGDNMVAGTAHGRVRAMFDEHGETVKEALPSRPVQVLGLSSVPRAGDTFLSTSDDRTARQIAEKREAVERNAQLAKRRKRISLEDFDQAVAEGKIDTLNLILKGDVSGAVEALEDALLKIDVGDDVQLRVIHRGVGAITQNDVNLATVDNAVILGFNVRPAERVNDLAEREGVDMRFYSVIYAAIDDIEAALKGMLKPEYEEASLGTAEVREVFRSSKFGSIAGSIVRSGLIRRNAKARLVRDGNVVAENLTIESLKRFKDDATEVRDGFECGIGLGSFNDIREGDSIETWEMREIPRS; this is encoded by the coding sequence GTGGCCAAGGCCCGCGTACACGAGCTCGCCAAAGAGCTCGGCATCACCTCGAAAGAAGCCCTCGCAACTCTGCAGGGCATGGGCGAATTTGTGAAGTCGCCCTCCTCCACCGTGGAGCCCCCGGTGGCGAAGAAGCTGCGCCAGGCATTCCCTGACGCCAAGCCCGCCGCCGACGCCTCCGCGTCCAACGGCGCTGCTCGTCCGGCTCCGAAGAAGTCCGACGGCGCCTCCGCGCCTGCCGCTGAGCGCTCGACCCAGTCAGGATCCAGCTCCTCCGCGCCGCGCCCCGGCGGCTTCAAGCCCGGCCCCCGGCCCGGCCCGAAGCCTGCTGCCAAGCCCGAACCGGAAGCCCCCGCCGCCAAGGCGCCGGCCCCGAAGGCCGAAGCCCCCAAGGCTGAAGCGCCCCAGGCGGAGAAGCCGGCTGCGGCCAGCGACGCCCCCGCGGCGAAGCCCGGCTCCAAGCCGGCAGCTCCCGGCGCGAAGCCCGGTGCTCCCCGCCCAGGCAACAACCCCTACGCCCCGAGCCAGGGGATGGGCGCCGAGCGTGCGGCCCCGCGTCCCGGTGGGACCGGCGGCCCACGCCCCGGACCCAAGCCGGCCGGACCACGTCCGGGGAACAACCCGTTCGCACCCCAGCAGGGCATGCGCACCGAGCGCGGCGGCGGACCTCGTCCCCGCGGCGGTCAGGGAGCACCCGGCGGCGCACCGCGTCCGGGCGCACCCCGCCCGGCAGGCGCTGCCGGCTCACGCCCAGGCGCTCCTGCAGCAGGCGGCGCAGCGCGTCCCGCTCCCCGTCCGGGTGGTCCCAAGCCCTCGATGATGCCCAGCCAGACCCCGGCACCTGCCGGAGGTCGTCCGGGCGCACCCGCCGGCGGTCCGCCGCGCGGTGGTCGTGGCGGTGGACCCCGCCGTGGCGGCGCAGCCGGTGCCTTCGGGCGCGGCGGCTCCAAGGCCAAGGCGCGCAAGTCCAAGCGGGCGAAGCGCCAGGAGATGGAGCAGCGTCAGTCCCGTGAGATCGGCGGCGTGCGCGTTCCCAAGGGTGACGGCAGCGTCACCGTGCGGCTGCGCCGCGGCTCCTCGCTGGGCGACTTCGCCGAGAAGATCAATGCCGAGCCGGCCGCCATGGTCACCGTGCTGATGAAGCTCGGTGAGATGGCGACCGCCAACCAGTCCCTGGACGAAGAGACTTTCCACCTGCTGGGCGAGGAGCTGGGCTACCCGGTCCAGATCGTCTCCCCGGAGGATGAGGATCGCGAGCTGCTCGAGACCTTCGACATCAACATCGAAGACGAGCTGGCGGCAGAGGGCTCCGACGAGCTCTCCGCCCGCGCCGCCGTCGTGACCGTCATGGGCCATGTCGACCACGGCAAGACCCGACTCCTGGACTCCATCCGAAGCGCGAAGGTGACCGAAGGCGAAGCCGGCGGCATCACCCAGCACATCGGTGCCTACCAGGTCCACGTCGAGCACGAGGGCGTGGAACGCGGCCTGACCTTCATCGATACTCCCGGTCACGAGGCGTTCACCGCCATGCGTGCCCGTGGTGCGAAGGTCACCGACATCGCGGTGCTGGTCGTGGCCGCCGATGACGGTGTCATGCCGCAGACCATCGAGGCGCTGAACCACGCCAAGGCGGCCGACGTCCCCGTCGTCGTCGCGGTGAACAAGATGGACAAGGAAGGCGCCTCCCCGGACAAGGTCCGCGGTCAGCTGGCCGAATACGGTCTGGTGCCCGAGGAGTACGGCGGCGACACCATGTTCGTCAACGTCTCCGCGCTGAAGCACCTGAACATCGACGAGCTCCTGGAGGCTGTGCTGCTCACCGCAGACGCCGCCCTGGAGCTCACCGCGAACCCGAACAAGGCGGCACGCGGTGTGGCCATCGAAGCGAACCTGGACAAGGGTCGCGGCGCCGTGGCCACTGTGCTGGTCCAGTCGGGCACCCTGCGGGTGGGCGACAACATGGTCGCCGGCACCGCCCACGGTCGCGTCCGAGCGATGTTCGACGAGCACGGCGAGACCGTCAAGGAGGCTCTGCCCTCCCGTCCGGTGCAGGTGCTGGGCCTGTCCTCGGTGCCCCGCGCCGGTGACACGTTCCTCTCCACCTCGGATGACCGCACGGCACGTCAGATCGCGGAGAAGCGTGAGGCGGTGGAGCGCAACGCTCAGCTGGCCAAGCGTCGCAAGCGGATCAGCCTGGAAGACTTCGACCAGGCCGTGGCCGAGGGCAAGATCGACACGCTGAACCTGATCCTCAAGGGCGACGTCTCCGGTGCCGTGGAGGCCCTGGAAGATGCGCTGTTGAAGATCGATGTGGGCGACGACGTGCAGCTGCGCGTCATCCACCGCGGCGTCGGCGCGATCACCCAGAACGACGTGAACCTGGCCACCGTGGACAACGCGGTGATCCTGGGCTTCAACGTCCGTCCTGCCGAGCGCGTGAACGACCTCGCCGAGCGCGAGGGCGTGGACATGCGCTTCTACTCGGTGATCTACGCCGCGATCGACGACATCGAGGCAGCCCTGAAGGGCATGCTGAAGCCGGAGTACGAAGAGGCTTCGCTGGGCACCGCGGAGGTCCGCGAGGTCTTCCGGTCCTCGAAGTTCGGCAGCATCGCCGGTTCGATCGTCCGCTCCGGGCTCATCCGCCGCAACGCCAAGGCGCGCCTGGTGCGCGACGGCAACGTGGTCGCGGAGAACCTCACCATCGAGTCGCTCAAGCGCTTCAAGGACGACGCCACCGAGGTCCGCGACGGCTTCGAGTGTGGCATCGGTCTGGGATCGTTCAACGACATCCGCGAAGGTGACAGCATCGAGACCTGGGAGATGCGCGAGATTCCGCGCTCCTGA
- a CDS encoding bifunctional riboflavin kinase/FAD synthetase: MSDRLSDVQFWNGLEEVPRGLGPTAVTIGNFDGVHLGHQQVLARLVAAAHGQAAADTGAETGAGAETGEQADDAAAAAPGAAPSRTQPPTHAQAHTQPRAQAVAITFDPHPLQVHRPEESPVMLTGTAEKLQRLAETGIDALLVLHYNLDLAGLTAEEFVKTYFVDTLHASVVVIGHDVRFGRGNSGNFETMVELGRRYGFTVLGVDDFALSGRSVAETERRCSSTWVREALEAGDVAAAAEVLGRPHAVRGEVVHGAARGRGLGFPTANLGGDSEGMIPADGVYAGWLVDAAGARWPAAISVGSNPTFHGVERVVESHVIDRPTEEVEDFDLYGQHVRVEFVQRLRGMVAYEGVPKLVEQMYQDVEQTREVLSRLPAE, encoded by the coding sequence ATGAGCGATAGGCTGAGCGACGTGCAGTTCTGGAACGGTCTTGAAGAAGTCCCGCGCGGGCTCGGACCCACCGCAGTGACCATCGGCAACTTCGATGGCGTCCACCTGGGACACCAGCAGGTCCTGGCCCGCCTGGTCGCGGCCGCCCACGGGCAGGCCGCGGCTGACACTGGCGCCGAGACTGGTGCCGGCGCAGAGACAGGCGAGCAGGCCGACGACGCCGCCGCGGCCGCCCCGGGCGCAGCGCCTTCGCGCACCCAGCCGCCCACCCACGCTCAGGCGCACACCCAGCCGCGCGCACAGGCTGTGGCGATCACCTTCGATCCGCACCCGCTGCAGGTCCACCGGCCGGAGGAGTCCCCGGTGATGCTCACCGGCACCGCCGAGAAGCTCCAGCGCCTGGCCGAGACCGGCATCGACGCGCTGCTGGTGCTGCACTACAACCTCGACCTCGCCGGGCTCACCGCCGAGGAGTTCGTCAAGACCTACTTCGTGGACACCCTGCATGCCTCCGTGGTGGTCATCGGACACGATGTGCGCTTCGGCCGCGGGAACTCCGGGAACTTCGAGACCATGGTCGAGCTCGGCCGGCGCTACGGCTTCACGGTGCTCGGGGTGGATGATTTCGCCCTCTCCGGGCGCTCCGTGGCCGAGACCGAACGCCGCTGCTCCTCCACCTGGGTCCGCGAGGCCCTGGAAGCAGGGGATGTGGCCGCCGCCGCCGAGGTGCTGGGCCGGCCCCACGCGGTGCGCGGCGAGGTGGTCCACGGTGCTGCCCGCGGGCGCGGCCTGGGCTTTCCCACCGCGAACCTGGGCGGGGACTCCGAGGGCATGATCCCCGCCGACGGCGTCTACGCCGGCTGGCTGGTCGACGCCGCCGGTGCCCGCTGGCCCGCCGCGATCTCCGTGGGCTCGAATCCCACATTCCACGGCGTGGAACGGGTGGTGGAATCCCATGTGATCGACCGGCCCACCGAAGAGGTGGAGGACTTCGACCTCTACGGCCAGCATGTCCGGGTGGAGTTCGTGCAGCGGCTGCGCGGGATGGTCGCCTACGAGGGCGTGCCCAAGCTGGTGGAGCAGATGTACCAGGACGTGGAGCAGACGCGTGAGGTCCTCTCCCGGCTGCCCGCCGAGTAG
- a CDS encoding TSUP family transporter, giving the protein MGGGLEITWVTLLLLIAAGFAAGWVDAVVGGGGLLQLPALLMVPGITPVQALATNKLGSIFGTTTSAITYARRVKPSMTTALPMAAAALLASYGGAVVAASLPERIILPLILLALIGVGVFTAVKPDVGQLEKLRHAGMGHLARAVTIGLIIGFYDGVLGPGTGTFLVIALVTVLGYNFLNSSAQAKVVNVATNLGALLYFFPAGHVFIGLGLVLGAANMAGGYLGARMAIAKGSKFIRVVFLVVVFALVIKLGYDVAVDLFG; this is encoded by the coding sequence ATCGGTGGCGGCCTCGAGATCACCTGGGTGACCCTGCTGCTGCTGATCGCGGCGGGCTTCGCGGCCGGGTGGGTGGACGCCGTCGTCGGCGGCGGCGGGCTGCTCCAGCTGCCGGCGCTGCTGATGGTCCCGGGGATCACCCCAGTCCAGGCGCTGGCCACCAATAAGCTCGGGTCGATCTTCGGGACGACGACGTCGGCGATCACCTACGCGCGACGAGTCAAGCCCTCGATGACCACGGCCCTGCCCATGGCGGCCGCCGCCCTGCTGGCCAGCTACGGCGGCGCAGTGGTCGCCGCCTCACTGCCAGAGCGGATCATCCTGCCGCTGATCCTGCTCGCGCTGATCGGGGTGGGCGTGTTCACCGCGGTCAAGCCCGACGTGGGCCAGCTGGAGAAGCTGCGCCACGCCGGGATGGGACACCTGGCCCGAGCGGTGACCATTGGGCTGATCATCGGCTTCTACGACGGCGTGCTCGGCCCCGGGACCGGAACCTTTCTGGTGATCGCGCTGGTCACCGTGCTGGGCTACAACTTCTTGAACTCCTCGGCACAGGCCAAGGTGGTCAACGTGGCCACCAACCTCGGGGCGCTGCTCTACTTCTTCCCCGCCGGCCACGTATTCATCGGCCTCGGTCTGGTCCTTGGCGCGGCGAACATGGCCGGGGGCTACCTCGGCGCCCGGATGGCCATCGCCAAGGGATCGAAGTTCATCCGGGTGGTGTTCCTGGTGGTCGTCTTCGCCCTGGTGATCAAGCTGGGCTACGACGTCGCCGTCGACCTCTTCGGCTGA
- a CDS encoding YlxR family protein has protein sequence MVPVRTCIGCRRAVAQDTAIRLALTAAQTAETAPPPVVWDTDRALPGRGAWLHPQRECLETALKRKAFNRAFRRKVDPSALDLHDIIGTDG, from the coding sequence ATGGTTCCAGTGCGTACCTGCATCGGCTGTCGCCGTGCGGTCGCTCAGGACACGGCAATAAGGCTCGCACTCACCGCAGCTCAGACCGCCGAGACCGCACCGCCTCCGGTGGTATGGGACACCGACCGGGCACTGCCCGGACGAGGCGCCTGGCTGCACCCGCAGCGCGAATGCCTCGAGACCGCGCTCAAGCGCAAGGCCTTCAACCGGGCCTTCCGCCGGAAAGTGGACCCGAGCGCACTTGATCTGCACGACATTATTGGCACCGACGGCTGA
- a CDS encoding proline--tRNA ligase — translation MPLRLSHLFLRTLRDNPADAEVASHQLLVRAGYIRRAAPGVYTWLPLGLTVLRKIEAIVREEMNRIGAQEVHFPALLPKEPYEATGRWDDYGDGIFRLKDRKEADYLLAPTHEEVFTLLVKDLYSSYKDLPLSIYQIQTKYRDEARPRAGLLRGREFIMKDSYSFALTEEDQSAAYDAHREAYLRIFDRLGLPVVPVNAQSGAMGGSASEEFLFPCDIGEDTFVESDGGFRANVEAVTTPAPEPLDFSELPAAQVHHTPGTDTIATLVDAANTHQPRADRDWTAADTLKNVVVAAVLPDGTRRIVVLGVPGNREVDLKRAEATIGGLLGVGGEVALEAANETDLKKHPGLVRGYIGPGLSLDAPVLGTESSTGISYLVDPRVVSGTSWITGANQADQHVFGLVAGRDFGWDGIIESVVVESGDPAPDGSGPLRTRRGIEMGHIFHLGTRYAEALGLQVLDVNGKLATVTMGSYGFGVTRALAAIAEATHDEKGLIWPAAIAPADVHLVATGKGEEVYAAAEALIAELEDAGLSAIYDDRPKVSPGVKFGDAELIGVPMLVTVGRGLKNGTIELKDRRSGESREVPVAEAAAEVLAHVRDLQDSKGAR, via the coding sequence GTGCCGCTCCGCCTGTCTCATCTGTTCCTCCGTACGCTGCGGGACAACCCGGCCGACGCCGAGGTCGCCAGCCACCAGCTGCTGGTCCGCGCCGGCTATATCCGCCGCGCCGCCCCGGGCGTCTACACCTGGCTGCCGCTGGGCCTGACCGTGCTGCGGAAGATCGAGGCGATCGTCCGCGAGGAGATGAACCGGATCGGCGCTCAGGAGGTGCACTTCCCGGCGCTGCTGCCCAAGGAGCCCTATGAGGCCACCGGGCGCTGGGACGACTATGGGGACGGGATCTTCCGGCTCAAGGACCGCAAAGAGGCCGACTACCTCTTGGCGCCCACCCATGAGGAAGTCTTCACCTTGCTGGTGAAGGACCTCTACAGCTCGTATAAGGACCTGCCGCTCTCGATCTATCAGATCCAGACCAAGTACCGCGATGAGGCGCGCCCCCGGGCGGGGCTGCTGCGCGGCCGCGAGTTCATCATGAAGGACTCCTACTCCTTCGCGCTCACCGAGGAGGACCAGAGCGCGGCCTATGACGCGCACCGCGAGGCCTATCTGCGCATCTTCGATCGGCTCGGCCTGCCCGTGGTCCCGGTCAACGCCCAGTCCGGCGCGATGGGCGGCTCGGCGTCGGAGGAGTTCCTCTTCCCCTGTGACATCGGCGAGGACACCTTCGTCGAGTCCGACGGCGGCTTTCGCGCCAACGTCGAGGCCGTCACCACGCCGGCCCCAGAACCGCTGGACTTCTCCGAGCTGCCCGCCGCCCAGGTGCACCACACCCCCGGCACCGACACCATCGCCACCCTGGTCGACGCCGCAAACACCCACCAGCCCCGCGCGGACCGGGATTGGACCGCAGCGGACACCCTGAAGAACGTCGTCGTCGCCGCGGTGCTCCCGGACGGGACCCGCCGGATCGTGGTGCTCGGCGTGCCCGGCAACCGCGAGGTGGACCTCAAGCGCGCCGAGGCCACCATCGGCGGACTGCTCGGCGTCGGCGGTGAGGTCGCCCTGGAGGCCGCGAACGAGACGGACCTGAAGAAGCACCCCGGACTGGTGCGCGGCTACATCGGCCCCGGCCTCTCCCTGGATGCTCCGGTGCTCGGCACGGAGTCCAGCACCGGGATCAGCTACCTGGTGGATCCCCGCGTGGTCTCGGGCACCAGCTGGATCACCGGCGCGAACCAGGCCGACCAGCACGTGTTCGGCCTGGTCGCCGGGCGCGACTTCGGCTGGGACGGGATCATCGAGTCCGTCGTCGTGGAATCCGGTGACCCGGCCCCGGACGGCTCCGGGCCGCTGCGCACCCGCCGCGGCATAGAGATGGGCCACATCTTCCACCTGGGCACCCGCTACGCCGAGGCGCTGGGCCTGCAGGTCCTCGACGTCAACGGCAAGCTCGCCACCGTGACCATGGGCTCCTACGGCTTCGGCGTCACCCGCGCCCTGGCCGCCATCGCCGAGGCCACCCACGATGAGAAGGGCCTGATCTGGCCCGCCGCCATCGCCCCGGCCGACGTGCACCTGGTCGCCACCGGCAAGGGCGAAGAGGTCTACGCCGCGGCCGAGGCGCTGATCGCTGAGCTTGAGGACGCCGGTCTGAGCGCCATCTACGACGATCGCCCCAAGGTCTCCCCCGGCGTGAAGTTCGGCGACGCCGAGCTGATCGGCGTGCCGATGCTGGTCACCGTGGGCCGTGGCCTGAAGAACGGCACCATCGAGCTCAAGGATCGCCGCTCCGGTGAATCCCGCGAGGTCCCGGTGGCCGAGGCCGCGGCAGAGGTGCTCGCACACGTCAGGGACCTGCAAGACTCCAAGGGCGCGCGCTGA
- the rbfA gene encoding 30S ribosome-binding factor RbfA yields the protein MADPARAARLAQRIKVIVAEALRRRVKDERAELITVTDARVTNDLQHSTVYYTVMAPDEESRAGAEAVLAANQGTLRYELGRQLNIRLTPTLEFVADEIPESAAHMEDLLRKAREQDEQVAALRKDAQPASEEKPYRWQVEEEPAEDAPAQDAASQDAPAQDGDADASSATDR from the coding sequence ATGGCAGATCCAGCACGCGCCGCACGACTGGCCCAGCGCATCAAGGTGATCGTGGCCGAGGCGCTGCGTCGCCGGGTCAAGGATGAGCGCGCAGAACTGATCACGGTCACCGACGCGCGGGTCACCAACGACCTCCAGCACTCCACGGTGTACTACACCGTGATGGCTCCGGACGAAGAGTCCCGCGCCGGCGCCGAGGCTGTCCTGGCCGCGAACCAGGGCACCCTGCGCTACGAGCTCGGCCGGCAGCTGAACATCCGGCTGACCCCGACCCTGGAGTTCGTGGCCGATGAGATCCCGGAGTCCGCCGCGCATATGGAGGACCTGCTGCGCAAGGCCCGGGAACAGGACGAACAGGTCGCAGCCCTGCGCAAGGACGCCCAGCCCGCCTCGGAGGAGAAGCCCTACCGCTGGCAGGTCGAGGAGGAGCCCGCCGAGGACGCGCCCGCCCAGGACGCAGCTTCTCAGGACGCGCCCGCCCAGGACGGCGACGCCGACGCCTCCAGCGCCACGGATCGCTGA